A segment of the Candidatus Cloacimonadota bacterium genome:
CCGAGGAAGCCGCCATCCTGGCCTTGGCCAGGGATAAATATGACAGCTGGGATTGGAATTTCGGCCGCTCCCCGGCTTACAACCACGTGCAGGCGGTCCGCTGCGCCGCCGGCACCATCGAGTTCCACGCCGACGTCCACCACGGCCGCGTGACCGCTCTGAAGGTCTTTGGCGATTTCTTCGGCAACCGCGACGTCGCGGAGTTTGAAGCCGCCCTCACCGGCCTCCCCCACCGCGAAAAAGAACTGCGCCAGGCCCTGGATGCCCTTCCCCTGGAAGAATTTTTCGGCCCGGCCACCAGCACCGACCTCTTGCCAGGGCTGATCTGAACCCTTCCTCAAAGCGGGTTCCAGGCCCTGAGCCCTGCTTTTCCAACGCCAAAAAAAACCTTGACCAATAAGGCCTGCCTTTTTTAATGCGGTTCAACTTAAGATTGGAGTTTTAATGAACATACATTTTCGCGACGTGCAGACGGGCAGCGTGGAAGCCCGCGCCATCATGGAGATCGCCGACGGCGTTTTCCTGAACGAGATCACCATCCTCAACATCGATGGCGAGATCGTGGTGGAGTTTCCCCGCAAAAGCTTTCTGGGCAAAAACAAGCGTACTTTCTACATGGACGTGGTCACCTTTGAGGACAACGACAAACGCATAGTGTGGGAGCTCGAGGTAAAGAGCGCCTACCGCGAATGGCGCAAGGCGAACAAGAAAGTACTGGTTTACGAAGAAAAATAACAAAAAATAAACAGCTGGAGGATCATCATGATCACCGACCTGCAAGAAATTCTCTCGACCAACGTCAAAGGAATGAAGCGCTCCGCCATCCGCGAGCTGCTGAAGTATCTGGGCCAGCCCGGCCTGATCTCGTTTTCCGGAGGCTTTCCCGCCCCGGCCACCTTCCCCGTGGAAGAGCTGAAAGGCATCATCGCCGAAGTGATGGATACCGAAGCCGCCTACGCGCTGCAATATGGCGCCACGGAAGGCGACACCCTGCTGCGCACCCTGATGGTGGACCGCTACAAGAAAGCCGGCTTTGACCTGAGCATCGACAACATGATCATCACCACCGCCTCCCAGCAGGCGCTGGACCTCATCGCCAAGATCTTCATCGACCGCGGCGACACCATCATCGTGGGCCTGCCCTCCTACCTGGGCGGACTGAGCGCTTTCAACTCCTACGGCGCGGACATGATCGGCATTCCGATGGACGACGAGGGCGAAATCCCTGAGATCATGGAAACACGGATCAAAGAAGCCATCGCCCGGGGCAAAAAACCGAAATTCATCTATGTGATCCCGGATTTCCAAAACCCCGCCGGGATGACCATGAGCGCCAGGCGCCGCCGCGAGATCATCGACATCGCCCACCGCCACGACATCCTGATCCTGGAAGACAGCCCCTACCGAGAGCTGCGCTATGAAGGCGAAGACCAGCCCACCCTCTACGAATTGGACGGCAGCGGCCAGGTGATCCTGCTGGGCACCTTCTCCAAGATCTTCTGCCCCGGTTTCCGCATCGGCTGGGTGATCGGCCATCCTGACGTTCTGGACAAGATCGTCGTGGCCAAGCAGGCCACCGACCTCTGCACCCCGCCCTTCACCCAGCGCATCGCCGCCCGCTACATCGAACAGGGTTTCCTGGATCCCAAGCTGGACCAGATCCGCGCCATGTACAAGGCCAAGCAGAAAGTGATGCTGGATTCCCTGCAGGAATTCATGCCTGAGGAATTCACCTGGATCAAGCCCCAGGGAGGCCTCTTCCTGATGGCCTACGGCCCCGAGGGCATCGACACCAATGCCCTGCTGCTGGATTGCATCAAAGAGCAAAAGGTGGCCTACGTGGCCGGCACCTCGTTCTTCTGCGACGGCAAGGGCCAAAACACCATGCGCCTCAATTTCTCCTACGAATCCGAGGAGAACAACCGCGAGGGCTGCAAACGCCTGGGAAGCTTTTACAAACAGGTTCTGGCCAAAAAGTCCTGAACCCTTTCCAAGACTTGAAATGAAAAATATACAACCTGGAGGAAAAGTGCCTAAAAAAGTCGAAAAAGACCGCATGGGCATGATCATCAGGGAAGAAGACGCGCTGGAAAAGATGGAGGTGGAGCTCACCGAAGTCAAGGCTCCCGGCGACGACGATTCCCCCGTTCTGATCTATTACAACTGGTGCAAGAAGTGCGGCATCTGCGTCGCCTTTTGCCCACCGGCTGTCTGGGCCGCAAAGCCGACGGCTCACCCTACGTGGCCGCGCCGGAAAAATGCATCCACTGCGAGACCTGCGACCGTCTCTGCCCCGATTTCGCCATCACTGGCGCCAAAGACCGTTGAGGAGAGCTTCATGCCGAAAAAGCCAACTATCACCAAACCCGCTCCAAAAGCCGCGCCCAAGCCCCCCAAGGCCGAAACCAAGCTCGAGGAATTGCAGGCCACCCGCGAACGCAAAACCGTGCTGATGCAGGGTAACGAAGCTGTGTCCTACGGCGCTCTGGATGCCGGCTGCAACTTCTTTGCCGGCTATCCGATCACCCCTTCCACCGAGATCGCCGAGATCCTGGCCACCGAGCTCCCCAAGCGCGGCGGCGTCTTTGTGCAGATGGAAGACGAGATCGCCAGCATCTGCGCCATCACCGGCGCTTCTTTGGCCGGCGCGAAATCCCTCACCGCCACCTCCGGTCCCGGCTTTTCGCTGATGCAGGAAGGCATCGGCTTTGCCAAGATCACCGAAACGCCCTGCGTGGTGGTGAACGTCCAGAGGGTCGGCCCCTCCACCGGCATGCCCACCAGCTGCGCCCAGGGCGAGATCCAGCAATCCCGCTGGGGCAGCCACGGCGACAGCCCGGCCATCGTTCTTTATCCGGACAGCGTGAAGGAATGCTACGAGCTCACCATCCGCGCCGTAAACCTCTCTGAAAAATACCGCACCTGCGTGATCCTGCTGTTGGACGAGGTTTTGGGCCACATGCGTGAAGCCGTGCGGTTGCCGGATCTGGCCAACGTGCGCGTGATCTCGCGCATCAAACCCACCGTGCCGCCTCACTGGTACAAACATTACGACGAAAACCAGAAATACCTCTCCCCCCTGGCCAGCTACGGCGACGGCTACAGGTTCCACGTGACCGGCCTCACCCACGACCAGCTGGGATTTCCCACCAACAAGCCCACTGAAGCCGCGGATATGATGGACCGCCTGCGCAAAAAGATCACCTACAACATCCGCGACCTGGTGCAGATCGAAAGCTATGAGATGGAAGACGCCAAGATCGCCATCTTCGCAGCCGGGATCACAGCCCGCGCCGCCAAAGCGGCCGTGGCCATGGCCCGTCACGAAGGCATCAAGGTGGGCCTGCTGCGTCCTCTCACCATCTGGCCTTTCCCGGATGACGCGGTGCGCAAAATGCTGCGCGACGTGGACATCGTGGTGGTGCCGGAACTCAACCAGGGCCAGCTCGTCCGCGAGATCGAGCGCCTGGTGAAAGACCGCAGCGACAGCAAACTGATCAAGATCCAGCGCGTGAACGGAAAACTGATCTCACCCCAGGACATCCTGAGAAAAATGAAGGAGGGAATGTAATCATGGCCAACGTACCGCAAAGAATAATCCACGAATACCTGCGCCACGACAAGAAATTCCCCCACGTCTGGTGCGCCGGCTGCTCCAACGGCATCGTGCTGGGCTCCATCATCCGCGCCCTGGCCGGAATGGATATCGACCGCGACGACATCGTGATGGTCTCCGGCATCGGCTGCTCCTCGCGCATGCCGGTGTATGTGGATTTCAACACCCTGCACACGCTGCACGGGCGCTCCATCGCCTACGCCACCGGGGTGAAGCTGCACAAGCCGCATCTGAAGGTGATCGTGGTCACCGGTGACGGCGACTGCACCGCCATCGGCGGCAACCATCTGATCCACGCCGCCCGCCGCAACATCGACCTCACCGTGATCCTGGTGAACAACAACATCTACGGCATGACCGGCGGCCAGTGCTCGCCCACCACCCCCCACGAGGCCATTGCCACCACCGCGCCCTACGGCAACATCGAGCCGGATTTCAACATCTGCGAACTCGCCCTCGGCGCCGGAGCCAGCTATGTGGCCCGCACCACGGCTTACCACACCCAGGAAACCCAAAACATGGTGAAAGAGGCCATCGAACATCCCGGCTTCGCCCTCATCGAGATCGTTAGCGCCTGCCCCGTGATCTTCGGGCGCCTGAACAAAAAAGGCGGCGCCCCGGAAATGATGAAGGAAATGCGCGACAACTCCGTGCCCCTGGCCGCGGTGGAAAAACTTCCCCCGGAAAAGGTGGAGGGCAAGATCATCCGCGGCGTCCTGCGCAAGCAAGTCCGGCCGGAATTCACCGCCCAATACGCCGACCTCGTGAAACGCGTCCAGGCCATGGGAGGTGACAAATGAAGACCCGCAGCTACGAGGTCCGCCTATCCGGAAGCGGCGGACAGGGACTCATCCTGGCCGGAATCATCCTCGCCCGCGCCGCCGTGCTGGACAAACGCCGCGTTACCCAAACCCAGAGCTACGGCCCCGAATCCCGCGGTGGCTCTTCCCGCGCGGACGTGATCATCAGCGACG
Coding sequences within it:
- a CDS encoding 2-oxoacid:acceptor oxidoreductase subunit alpha; its protein translation is MQGNEAVSYGALDAGCNFFAGYPITPSTEIAEILATELPKRGGVFVQMEDEIASICAITGASLAGAKSLTATSGPGFSLMQEGIGFAKITETPCVVVNVQRVGPSTGMPTSCAQGEIQQSRWGSHGDSPAIVLYPDSVKECYELTIRAVNLSEKYRTCVILLLDEVLGHMREAVRLPDLANVRVISRIKPTVPPHWYKHYDENQKYLSPLASYGDGYRFHVTGLTHDQLGFPTNKPTEAADMMDRLRKKITYNIRDLVQIESYEMEDAKIAIFAAGITARAAKAAVAMARHEGIKVGLLRPLTIWPFPDDAVRKMLRDVDIVVVPELNQGQLVREIERLVKDRSDSKLIKIQRVNGKLISPQDILRKMKEGM
- a CDS encoding 2-oxoacid:ferredoxin oxidoreductase subunit beta; protein product: MANVPQRIIHEYLRHDKKFPHVWCAGCSNGIVLGSIIRALAGMDIDRDDIVMVSGIGCSSRMPVYVDFNTLHTLHGRSIAYATGVKLHKPHLKVIVVTGDGDCTAIGGNHLIHAARRNIDLTVILVNNNIYGMTGGQCSPTTPHEAIATTAPYGNIEPDFNICELALGAGASYVARTTAYHTQETQNMVKEAIEHPGFALIEIVSACPVIFGRLNKKGGAPEMMKEMRDNSVPLAAVEKLPPEKVEGKIIRGVLRKQVRPEFTAQYADLVKRVQAMGGDK
- a CDS encoding PLP-dependent aminotransferase family protein — protein: MITDLQEILSTNVKGMKRSAIRELLKYLGQPGLISFSGGFPAPATFPVEELKGIIAEVMDTEAAYALQYGATEGDTLLRTLMVDRYKKAGFDLSIDNMIITTASQQALDLIAKIFIDRGDTIIVGLPSYLGGLSAFNSYGADMIGIPMDDEGEIPEIMETRIKEAIARGKKPKFIYVIPDFQNPAGMTMSARRRREIIDIAHRHDILILEDSPYRELRYEGEDQPTLYELDGSGQVILLGTFSKIFCPGFRIGWVIGHPDVLDKIVVAKQATDLCTPPFTQRIAARYIEQGFLDPKLDQIRAMYKAKQKVMLDSLQEFMPEEFTWIKPQGGLFLMAYGPEGIDTNALLLDCIKEQKVAYVAGTSFFCDGKGQNTMRLNFSYESEENNREGCKRLGSFYKQVLAKKS
- a CDS encoding 4Fe-4S binding protein produces the protein MRHLRRLLPTGCLGRKADGSPYVAAPEKCIHCETCDRLCPDFAITGAKDR